In Roseomonas fluvialis, one genomic interval encodes:
- a CDS encoding helix-turn-helix domain-containing protein, with the protein MLKPDGLHRIVTASPKQAAGGSDTVEVAALWRAIETIAGIGGGFGGVTTIRVWAALLLNRERSTGVVRMDRADVARLVGISPGRMSRILTALAAAKMIERRREHISGKRGPGRLVIVIL; encoded by the coding sequence ATGCTCAAACCTGACGGCCTACACCGAATCGTGACGGCCTCCCCAAAGCAGGCGGCGGGAGGAAGCGACACTGTCGAGGTGGCTGCGTTGTGGCGTGCCATCGAAACGATAGCTGGAATTGGCGGCGGGTTCGGCGGCGTCACGACGATCCGGGTCTGGGCGGCCCTCCTTCTCAATCGAGAACGGTCCACAGGTGTGGTGCGCATGGATCGTGCCGATGTCGCGCGACTGGTAGGGATAAGTCCCGGGCGCATGAGCCGCATCCTGACGGCCTTGGCGGCGGCGAAGATGATCGAGCGTCGACGCGAGCATATCTCCGGCAAGAGGGGACCGGGACGGCTCGTGATAGTCATCCTGTAG
- a CDS encoding patatin-like phospholipase family protein, whose translation MSPAPSRRALLAGSAALLSGCALPDRGAPVPNTATAGATVLGLPGERFVLPQDLHAIEAEFREAGRRRMRHLGLTHPSQLPRFQLLGVSGGGEDGAFGAGLLCGWTEHGTRPEFELVTGVSTGALTAPFAFLGSEWDGALRSVYTDITPGDVLRSRGLLAAIFNDALADTAPLYRTISRYLDDRMLAAIGRGHQAGRLLLIGSTNLDAQLPVIWNLGAIAASGHPGALDLVRRILLASAAVPGAFPPVMFDVVVNGAPHQEMHVDGGAFSQVFLYPRQVTELRRERLRRGQPVVPATAYIIRNGRLDAQWAAVDRRAMSIAARAISTMIASSGYNDVVRIWNTALRDGIDYNLAYITRDFTGTYSEPFEQAYMRALFDFGYQRARRGYDWARQPPGGS comes from the coding sequence GTGAGTCCCGCGCCATCCCGCCGCGCGCTGCTGGCCGGCAGCGCCGCGTTGCTGTCCGGCTGCGCGCTGCCCGACCGCGGCGCACCGGTCCCGAACACCGCGACCGCGGGTGCGACGGTGCTCGGCCTTCCTGGTGAGCGATTCGTGCTGCCGCAGGACCTGCATGCGATCGAGGCCGAGTTCCGCGAGGCCGGACGACGGCGCATGCGCCACCTGGGCCTGACGCACCCCTCGCAGCTGCCGCGCTTCCAGTTGCTGGGTGTCTCGGGCGGCGGGGAGGACGGCGCGTTCGGGGCCGGCCTGCTGTGCGGCTGGACCGAACACGGCACCCGCCCGGAATTCGAGCTGGTGACCGGCGTGAGCACCGGCGCGCTCACGGCGCCCTTCGCCTTCCTGGGCAGCGAGTGGGACGGCGCGCTGCGCAGCGTCTACACCGACATCACGCCGGGCGACGTGCTGCGGTCGCGCGGGCTGCTGGCGGCCATCTTCAACGATGCGCTGGCCGATACCGCGCCGCTGTACCGCACCATCTCGCGCTACCTCGATGACCGGATGCTGGCGGCGATCGGCCGCGGGCACCAGGCCGGGCGGCTGCTGCTGATCGGGTCGACCAACCTCGATGCGCAGCTGCCGGTGATCTGGAACCTGGGGGCCATCGCGGCCAGCGGCCATCCCGGCGCGCTCGACCTGGTGCGGCGCATCCTGCTGGCCTCCGCCGCGGTGCCCGGCGCCTTCCCGCCGGTGATGTTCGACGTGGTGGTTAACGGCGCGCCGCACCAGGAGATGCACGTGGATGGCGGCGCCTTCAGCCAGGTGTTCCTGTACCCCCGCCAGGTGACCGAGCTGCGCCGCGAACGCCTGCGCCGCGGCCAGCCGGTCGTGCCGGCCACCGCCTACATCATCCGCAACGGGCGGCTCGACGCGCAATGGGCGGCGGTGGACCGGCGCGCCATGTCGATCGCCGCGCGCGCCATCTCCACCATGATCGCGTCCAGCGGCTACAACGACGTGGTGCGCATCTGGAACACCGCGCTGCGCGATGGGATCGACTACAACCTGGCGTACATCACGCGCGACTTCACGGGCACCTACAGCGAGCCCTTCGAACAGGCCTACATGCGCGCCCTGTTCGACTTCGGCTACCAGCGCGCACGGCGCGGCTACGACTGGGCGCGCCAGCCCCCGGGCGGCAGCTGA
- a CDS encoding tripartite tricarboxylate transporter substrate binding protein, whose product MTTRRHALGALAAAGTLALPRIAHAAWPGDRPIEVVVPYPPGGGVDTMARMVLPVVQARLPGARFVVVNRAGAGGQLGWEQVFAAAPDGYTLAATSVPAMVTYPMERTVRYRPMEFTFIANVVDDPGGLFVAANSPIRTLADLVAAAKARPGQISYGSTGIGSDDHLLVIALEDLAGMPAMTHVPFNGMAPLSTALVGGHLDVGAFNMSESLALLQSGRIRSLGQAAATRWSGTPDVPTFREQGQDLISGATRGIVAPPGLPAEIRERLEAAFRAALADTDFVREAQRLGLPLAPRIGADFRNDIATLETQLRGLWQRRPWKES is encoded by the coding sequence ATGACCACCCGCCGCCACGCGCTCGGCGCGCTCGCCGCCGCCGGTACCCTCGCGCTGCCGCGCATCGCCCATGCCGCCTGGCCGGGGGACCGGCCGATCGAGGTGGTGGTGCCCTATCCGCCCGGCGGCGGCGTGGACACCATGGCGCGCATGGTGCTGCCGGTGGTCCAGGCGCGCCTGCCCGGCGCGCGCTTCGTGGTGGTAAACCGCGCGGGTGCGGGCGGGCAGCTCGGCTGGGAACAGGTGTTTGCCGCGGCACCCGACGGGTACACGCTGGCCGCGACCTCCGTACCGGCGATGGTCACCTATCCGATGGAGCGCACGGTGCGCTACCGGCCGATGGAATTCACCTTCATCGCCAATGTGGTGGATGATCCGGGCGGTCTGTTCGTGGCGGCGAATTCGCCGATCCGCACGCTGGCCGACCTGGTGGCGGCGGCCAAGGCGCGGCCGGGGCAGATCAGCTACGGCAGCACGGGCATCGGCTCGGACGACCACCTGCTGGTGATCGCGCTGGAGGACCTGGCCGGCATGCCGGCGATGACCCATGTGCCCTTCAACGGCATGGCGCCGCTGTCGACCGCGCTGGTCGGCGGGCATCTCGATGTCGGCGCCTTCAACATGAGCGAGAGCCTGGCGCTGCTGCAGTCGGGGCGCATCCGTTCCTTGGGGCAGGCGGCGGCCACACGCTGGTCGGGCACGCCCGACGTGCCGACCTTCCGCGAGCAGGGCCAGGACCTGATCAGTGGCGCCACGCGCGGCATCGTGGCCCCGCCCGGACTGCCCGCCGAGATCCGCGAGAGGCTGGAGGCCGCCTTCCGCGCCGCCCTGGCCGACACCGACTTCGTGCGCGAGGCGCAGCGCCTGGGCCTGCCGCTGGCGCCGCGCATCGGCGCCGATTTCCGCAACGACATCGCCACGCTCGAGACCCAGCTGCGCGGCCTGTGGCAGCGCAGGCCCTGGAAGGAATCATGA
- a CDS encoding Lrp/AsnC family transcriptional regulator, whose protein sequence is MPRPPDDTDLDTVDRHILAELQDDGRMTNVELARRVNLSAPPCLRRVRRLEEAGIIRGYHADIDPVALGWEVTFFALVGLESQKQAVLDEFESLATSWPEVRECHMIRGGGDFLLRLVARDTAHENELTSRLTGAPAVLRVMTLQTIRTAKDAAGVPIG, encoded by the coding sequence ATGCCCCGCCCCCCGGACGACACCGACCTCGACACCGTGGACCGGCACATCCTGGCCGAACTCCAGGACGACGGCCGGATGACGAATGTCGAGCTGGCGCGGCGGGTCAACCTATCGGCCCCGCCCTGCCTGCGGCGCGTCCGCCGGCTCGAGGAGGCCGGCATCATCCGCGGCTACCACGCCGACATCGACCCGGTGGCGCTGGGCTGGGAGGTCACCTTCTTCGCCCTGGTGGGCCTCGAATCGCAGAAGCAGGCGGTGCTGGACGAGTTCGAATCGCTCGCCACCTCCTGGCCCGAGGTGCGCGAATGCCACATGATCCGCGGCGGCGGGGACTTCCTGCTGCGCCTCGTGGCGCGCGACACGGCGCATGAGAACGAGCTCACCTCCCGCCTGACGGGCGCGCCGGCGGTGCTGCGGGTGATGACGCTGCAGACCATCCGCACCGCCAAGGACGCGGCCGGGGTTCCGATCGGGTGA
- a CDS encoding LysR family transcriptional regulator, with protein MPIDWDKLRVFHAVAEAGSFTHAGETLNLSQSAVSRQIQALEEALTVPLFHRHARGLILTEQGETLNRTVREVFAKLAMTEALLTESRERPAGRLKVTTTTGFGSSWLAPRLRRMLDAHPEISVTLLLDDSDLDLAMREADVAIRMHPPRQPDLIQRHIATFGWKVCGAPGYLKTTGIPQRVEDLDAHRLIVYGDYRPPIENVNWLAEAGRRAGAPRRAAIEINSLPGMVEAVRSGLGLAALPDYLGDQLDGLVQVLPEVKAPRIEAFFVYPEEMRHSKRVSVFRDFLVAELAAGAG; from the coding sequence ATGCCGATCGACTGGGACAAGCTGCGCGTTTTCCACGCGGTGGCCGAGGCGGGGTCCTTTACGCATGCCGGGGAGACCCTGAACCTCAGCCAATCCGCGGTCTCGCGCCAGATCCAGGCGCTCGAGGAAGCGCTGACGGTGCCATTGTTCCACCGCCACGCCCGCGGCCTGATCCTGACCGAGCAGGGCGAGACGCTGAACCGCACGGTACGCGAGGTGTTTGCCAAGCTCGCGATGACCGAGGCGCTGCTGACCGAAAGCCGCGAACGCCCGGCCGGCCGGCTGAAGGTCACCACCACCACCGGATTCGGCAGTTCCTGGCTGGCGCCGCGGCTGCGCCGGATGCTCGATGCGCATCCCGAGATCAGCGTGACGCTGCTGCTGGATGATTCCGACCTCGACCTCGCCATGCGCGAAGCGGATGTCGCGATCCGTATGCACCCGCCCCGGCAGCCCGACCTGATCCAGCGCCACATCGCGACCTTCGGCTGGAAGGTCTGCGGCGCGCCGGGCTACCTCAAAACGACGGGCATCCCGCAGCGGGTCGAGGACCTCGATGCCCATCGCCTGATCGTCTATGGCGACTACCGGCCGCCGATCGAGAACGTGAACTGGTTGGCCGAGGCCGGGCGCCGCGCCGGCGCGCCGCGTCGCGCCGCCATTGAGATCAATTCCCTGCCCGGCATGGTCGAGGCGGTGCGCTCCGGCCTCGGCCTGGCGGCGCTGCCCGACTACCTGGGCGACCAGCTGGACGGGCTGGTGCAGGTCCTGCCCGAGGTGAAGGCACCGCGGATCGAGGCCTTCTTCGTCTACCCCGAGGAGATGCGCCATTCGAAGCGCGTATCGGTCTTCCGGGATTTCCTGGTGGCGGAACTGGCGGCTGGGGCGGGCTGA
- a CDS encoding DUF6311 domain-containing protein — protein sequence MRLPRGAETAAALAIGLACFAVLLGPGVLDPANVAWMQRNDPATYYLGWSFFRAAPWGWPPAANPLFGLEIASTIFFIDVVPLMALAMKATIAPAGGPWQYHGAWLLLCFALQAVFAHRIAALFLPDAASRLLVAALACFAPVLLWRLAGPHAVTGHYALAAQWLLLAAGWLCLRAPTRRQPLAWVALGAVAALIHSYLLSMVLVLWAADALRRWLAARRGGALAAEAVALALGIAAALWLAGFRTLPGGGLGEPGYGIFRANLLTLLDPQGWSVLVPNQARGPGDYEGFGFLGAGGIVALLAALWVVRRDAMPPLPAGHLPFLAAILVLAVFALSNVIGLGHVNLVRIPLPPQVEPLLAMFRASGRMIWPLHYLVLLGAAIVLARRVGPRRGALALAAILGLQVADSARGWLPVAMGARVAGPAWSTPLANPFWAEAAGHYQRLRRIPAGNATPGWAPLAYLAAAHGIGTDAVYLARVAQEPLAALRARGAAMVATGHFDPAEFYVLDDASACAVAPRIDAARDLLARIDGVNVVAPGWHAVRRTPAGAGPIDCAVSAPPGSR from the coding sequence GTGAGGCTGCCGCGCGGGGCCGAGACCGCGGCGGCGCTCGCCATAGGCCTGGCCTGCTTCGCAGTGCTGCTCGGCCCCGGCGTGCTCGACCCGGCCAATGTCGCCTGGATGCAGCGCAACGACCCGGCGACCTACTACCTCGGCTGGTCCTTCTTCCGCGCGGCACCCTGGGGCTGGCCGCCGGCGGCGAATCCGCTGTTCGGGCTCGAGATCGCCTCGACCATTTTCTTCATCGACGTGGTGCCGCTGATGGCGCTGGCCATGAAGGCGACCATCGCCCCTGCCGGCGGCCCCTGGCAGTACCACGGCGCCTGGCTGCTGCTGTGCTTCGCGCTGCAGGCGGTCTTCGCGCACCGCATCGCGGCGTTGTTCCTGCCCGATGCGGCGTCCCGCCTGCTGGTGGCGGCGCTGGCCTGCTTCGCGCCGGTGCTGCTGTGGCGGCTGGCCGGCCCGCATGCCGTGACGGGACATTATGCGCTGGCCGCGCAATGGCTGCTGCTGGCGGCTGGCTGGCTGTGCCTGCGCGCGCCCACGCGGCGCCAGCCCTTGGCCTGGGTCGCGCTGGGTGCCGTCGCGGCGCTGATTCATTCGTACCTGCTCTCGATGGTCCTGGTGTTGTGGGCGGCGGATGCGCTGCGCCGCTGGCTGGCGGCACGGCGCGGCGGCGCGTTGGCGGCCGAAGCGGTGGCGCTGGCGCTCGGCATCGCGGCGGCGCTGTGGCTCGCGGGGTTTCGCACGCTGCCGGGCGGGGGGCTGGGCGAACCGGGCTATGGCATTTTCCGGGCGAACCTGCTGACGCTGCTGGACCCGCAGGGCTGGTCCGTGCTCGTGCCGAACCAGGCGCGCGGGCCGGGCGACTACGAAGGCTTCGGCTTCCTGGGCGCGGGGGGCATCGTGGCGCTGCTCGCGGCACTGTGGGTGGTGCGGCGCGACGCCATGCCGCCGCTGCCCGCCGGACACCTGCCGTTCCTGGCCGCGATCCTGGTCCTTGCCGTCTTCGCGCTGTCGAACGTGATCGGGCTCGGCCATGTGAACCTGGTCAGGATCCCGCTGCCGCCGCAGGTCGAACCGCTGCTGGCGATGTTCCGCGCCTCCGGCCGCATGATCTGGCCACTGCACTACCTCGTGCTGCTGGGGGCCGCGATCGTGCTGGCGCGGCGGGTCGGTCCGCGGCGCGGAGCGCTGGCGCTGGCCGCGATCCTGGGCCTGCAGGTGGCCGATAGCGCGCGGGGCTGGCTGCCGGTGGCGATGGGTGCGCGCGTCGCGGGCCCGGCCTGGTCGACGCCGCTGGCCAACCCCTTCTGGGCCGAGGCCGCCGGCCACTACCAGCGCCTGCGCCGGATTCCCGCCGGCAACGCGACGCCGGGCTGGGCGCCGCTGGCCTACCTGGCGGCGGCGCATGGCATCGGCACGGATGCGGTCTACCTGGCGCGGGTCGCGCAGGAACCCCTGGCGGCATTGCGCGCGCGCGGTGCGGCGATGGTCGCAACCGGCCACTTCGACCCGGCGGAATTCTACGTGCTGGACGATGCCTCGGCCTGCGCGGTCGCGCCGCGTATCGATGCCGCGCGCGACCTTCTCGCGCGGATCGACGGGGTGAACGTCGTCGCCCCCGGTTGGCATGCCGTGCGCCGCACGCCGGCCGGCGCAGGCCCGATCGACTGCGCCGTCAGCGCACCTCCGGGATCGCGTTGA
- a CDS encoding patatin-like phospholipase family protein: MTRPNPTRRAALLAAGATAALGLPGCASPVRGPAVPRGRTTAAQVLGLPNERFMVTSPEGQRAIEAEFDAAGARLRSRLALRPGQPMPRLNLLSVSGGGENGAFGAGLLCGWSELGTRPEFNLVTGVSTGALTAPFAFLGRDHDPQLRAVYTELTLADIAASRGLLQAVFHESLADTAPLFRTISRYLDEPMLAAIARAYDGGRLLLIGTTNLDAQVPVIWNIGAIARSGHPGALDLVRRILLASAAVPGVFAPVMVDVLVDGEARQEMHVDGGAFAQAFLYPSSVGRTRRERLARGAAARDVEAYVIRNGRLDPEWALVERRTLGISGRAISTMIAASGYNDVIRIYNATQRDGVGFNLAFIGTDFDRELPAPFDQDFMRALFQYGYERGRRGYDWAKRPPL; this comes from the coding sequence ATGACCCGTCCCAACCCGACGCGGCGCGCAGCGCTTCTGGCCGCCGGCGCAACGGCGGCGCTGGGACTGCCCGGCTGCGCCAGCCCCGTCCGCGGCCCGGCAGTCCCGCGCGGCAGGACGACGGCCGCGCAGGTGCTGGGCCTGCCAAACGAACGCTTCATGGTCACCTCTCCCGAGGGCCAGCGCGCCATCGAGGCCGAATTCGACGCCGCCGGGGCAAGGCTGCGCAGCCGGCTCGCGCTGCGCCCCGGCCAGCCGATGCCGCGGCTGAACCTGCTGTCGGTCTCGGGCGGCGGGGAGAACGGTGCCTTCGGGGCCGGGCTGCTGTGCGGCTGGTCCGAACTCGGCACGCGGCCGGAATTCAACCTGGTGACGGGCGTGAGCACCGGGGCGCTGACCGCGCCCTTCGCCTTCCTCGGCCGCGACCACGACCCGCAGCTGCGCGCGGTCTACACGGAACTCACCCTGGCCGACATCGCGGCGTCGCGCGGCCTGCTCCAGGCGGTGTTCCATGAATCCCTGGCCGACACCGCGCCGCTGTTCCGCACGATTTCCCGGTATCTCGACGAACCGATGCTCGCGGCGATCGCGCGTGCCTACGATGGGGGGCGCCTGCTGCTGATCGGCACGACCAACCTCGATGCACAGGTGCCGGTGATCTGGAACATCGGCGCGATCGCCCGCAGCGGCCATCCCGGGGCGCTCGACCTGGTGCGCCGCATCCTGCTCGCCTCGGCCGCCGTACCGGGGGTCTTCGCGCCGGTGATGGTGGACGTGTTGGTGGATGGCGAGGCGCGGCAGGAAATGCACGTCGATGGCGGCGCCTTCGCGCAGGCCTTCCTGTACCCGTCCTCGGTCGGGCGCACGCGCCGCGAGCGCCTGGCGCGCGGCGCCGCGGCGCGGGACGTGGAGGCCTATGTCATCCGCAACGGCCGGCTCGACCCCGAATGGGCCTTGGTGGAACGCCGCACGCTGGGCATCAGCGGGCGCGCCATCTCCACCATGATCGCCGCCAGCGGCTACAACGACGTGATCCGCATCTACAACGCGACGCAGCGCGACGGCGTGGGCTTCAACCTCGCCTTCATCGGCACCGACTTCGACCGCGAACTTCCCGCCCCCTTCGACCAGGACTTCATGCGCGCCCTGTTCCAGTACGGCTACGAGCGCGGCCGCCGCGGCTACGACTGGGCGAAGCGCCCGCCCCTGTGA
- the trxB gene encoding thioredoxin-disulfide reductase, with the protein MAETHRTRLLIIGAGPAGYTAAIYAARAGLEPMVVAGLQPGGQLTITTDVENYPGFAEAIQGPWLMDQMQKQAEHVGSKVVYDIITGIDLSRRPFRATGDSGDVYEADSVVIATGAQARWLGIPGEKELGGFGVSACATCDGFFYRGKDVAVIGGGNSATEEALYLSNLARHVTLIHRRDSLRSEKILQQRLFAKPNVTVLWDTTIDAVLADDTGRVPVARGLALRHAKTGERSELKVDGVFVAIGHAPATALFAGQVDMDTEGYIRTVPGTTRTSVPGVFAAGDVQDKVYRQAVTAAGTGCMAALEAEKFLAAADAETEQVAA; encoded by the coding sequence GTGGCCGAGACTCACCGCACCCGCCTGCTCATCATCGGCGCCGGACCGGCCGGCTATACGGCCGCGATCTACGCCGCGCGTGCGGGGCTGGAACCGATGGTCGTGGCCGGCCTGCAGCCCGGCGGGCAGCTCACCATCACCACCGATGTCGAGAACTACCCCGGCTTCGCCGAGGCCATCCAGGGCCCCTGGCTGATGGACCAGATGCAGAAGCAGGCCGAGCACGTCGGCAGCAAGGTGGTCTACGACATCATCACCGGCATCGACCTGAGCCGCCGCCCGTTCCGCGCCACCGGCGATTCCGGCGACGTGTATGAGGCCGATTCGGTGGTGATCGCGACCGGCGCGCAGGCCCGCTGGCTCGGCATCCCCGGTGAGAAGGAACTCGGCGGCTTCGGCGTTTCGGCCTGTGCGACGTGTGATGGCTTCTTCTACCGCGGCAAGGACGTGGCGGTGATCGGCGGCGGCAATTCCGCCACCGAGGAAGCGCTGTACCTGTCCAACCTGGCGCGCCACGTCACGCTGATCCATCGCCGAGATTCGCTGCGCAGCGAGAAGATCCTGCAGCAGCGCCTGTTCGCGAAGCCGAACGTGACGGTGCTGTGGGACACCACTATCGACGCCGTGCTGGCCGATGACACCGGCCGCGTGCCGGTCGCGCGCGGGCTCGCGCTGCGCCATGCCAAGACCGGAGAACGCAGCGAACTGAAGGTCGACGGCGTGTTCGTCGCGATCGGCCACGCGCCCGCCACCGCGCTGTTCGCCGGCCAGGTGGACATGGACACCGAGGGCTATATCCGCACCGTGCCCGGCACCACGCGCACCTCGGTGCCCGGCGTGTTTGCCGCGGGCGACGTGCAGGACAAGGTCTATCGTCAGGCGGTGACCGCGGCGGGCACCGGCTGCATGGCGGCGCTGGAGGCGGAGAAGTTCCTCGCCGCCGCCGACGCCGAGACCGAGCAGGTCGCCGCCTGA
- a CDS encoding malate/lactate/ureidoglycolate dehydrogenase, whose protein sequence is MTADVIVEASALGDLLRAVVGATGSAAAEAEEVARHLLEANLQGHDSHGIMLLPRYVDHVRDGKLHPNVTPEVIRQDPSLALFDGRMGYGQQVGRTCMDWAIGAARAHGHAVMGLRNVHHIGRVGTYGEQAAAAGMISVHFVNGVSGAPAVAPFGGSDGRLSTNPVCVTIPPATPGGQPLVLDFATSAIALGKCRVAFNAGRPVPAGALVDAKGQPSTDPGVLYRDNPRGALQSFGAHKGYGLALVCEILAGALLGGATAWRPELRDSGIVNSWLAFVLDPSRFGDIAAFRSELAAVIADVKASPPADPDSPVLVAGEKERITKAKRLAGGIPVDPTTWCNLVRAAQSLGINAIPEVR, encoded by the coding sequence ATGACCGCCGACGTCATCGTCGAGGCCTCCGCGCTCGGCGACCTGCTGCGCGCCGTGGTCGGTGCCACCGGCAGCGCGGCAGCCGAGGCCGAGGAGGTCGCGCGCCACCTGCTGGAGGCGAACCTCCAGGGCCATGACAGCCACGGCATCATGCTGCTGCCGCGCTACGTGGACCATGTGCGGGACGGCAAGCTGCATCCGAACGTGACGCCGGAGGTGATCCGCCAGGACCCCTCGCTCGCGCTGTTCGACGGGCGGATGGGCTATGGTCAACAGGTCGGGCGCACCTGCATGGACTGGGCGATCGGCGCGGCGCGAGCACATGGGCACGCGGTGATGGGGCTGCGCAATGTCCACCATATTGGACGCGTGGGCACCTATGGTGAACAGGCAGCGGCGGCCGGGATGATCTCGGTGCATTTCGTCAATGGCGTGTCGGGGGCGCCGGCGGTGGCACCCTTCGGCGGGTCGGACGGGCGGCTGTCGACCAACCCGGTCTGCGTCACCATCCCGCCGGCCACGCCGGGCGGGCAGCCGCTGGTGCTGGACTTCGCCACCTCGGCCATCGCGCTCGGCAAATGCCGCGTGGCGTTCAACGCGGGGCGGCCGGTGCCGGCGGGCGCGCTGGTCGATGCCAAGGGCCAGCCCTCCACCGACCCGGGCGTGCTGTACCGGGACAACCCGCGCGGCGCGCTGCAGTCCTTCGGCGCGCACAAGGGGTACGGGCTGGCGCTGGTCTGCGAGATCCTGGCTGGCGCGCTGCTGGGCGGCGCGACCGCCTGGCGGCCGGAATTGCGCGACAGCGGGATCGTCAATTCGTGGCTCGCCTTCGTGCTGGACCCGTCGCGCTTCGGCGACATCGCCGCCTTCCGCAGCGAACTGGCCGCGGTGATCGCGGATGTGAAGGCCTCCCCGCCGGCCGATCCCGACAGCCCGGTGCTGGTGGCCGGCGAAAAGGAACGCATCACCAAGGCGAAGCGGCTGGCGGGCGGCATCCCGGTGGACCCGACCACCTGGTGCAACCTGGTGCGCGCGGCGCAGTCGCTCGGGATCAACGCGATCCCGGAGGTGCGCTGA